The following nucleotide sequence is from Plectropomus leopardus isolate mb unplaced genomic scaffold, YSFRI_Pleo_2.0 unplaced_scaffold23628, whole genome shotgun sequence.
atacatatatatagtttataaaCCCCATGAAATGACTATAACCAACAATTAAttaatcctagaaatgaaaATGGATTCAGAAAATGAGTCTTTATAGCTGCAGACTGGAAAATCTCACCACTCCTGTTTCAGGGTAAACCCACCACCCTCCAGTCCCAGTTCAGACTCACTTACACGATGATCCTCAACCTGCTGCGAGTCGAAGCTCTCCGCGTGACCGACATGATGAGGAGGAGCTTTTCTGAGAGCCACAGGGACACTCAGGTAACAAACGCCTGCAGAACAGCACCAGTGTGATTATATATCTTATACAGCACAAAGGTAAGTTAAAAAATTTAcgtaaatgacagaaaatggcaaaagaaagattttaaaataatgtttctcGTCTATAAAGCACTAAATGGTCTCGGGCctaaatacatttctgatttACTTGTACACTACAATGCATCCAGACACCTTTAGGTCATCTGGAATAAGTTTGCTCAGCGTTCCCATGATCAAAACCAAGAAAGATGAAGCAGTTTGCGGTTTTTATGCTCCCCACCTGTGGGACAAACTCCCTGAATACCTGAGGTCTGCTGAATGTGGCTTTCCAGTAACATCTTTTGTCTtgctttttctctttgattgtctgtaagtgtttttaatacagttttaaagttttcttaATGGATTGTTTTCTGTTCCTTTGTAAAACACTCTGAATTGCCTTGTGtctgaaagatgctaaaaataaacttgCCTCGCCTCATCGAAGctcttccttctcctctcctcctgctgtagGCTCACGAGAAGAGGATCAGCCAGCTGAAGCAGTCGctgtcctctctgcctcctctggaCACAGAAGGTCAGCTGTCCGACCTGTTGCCTTACTACCACACTGTGACGGAGCTACGAACCACCACCGAGGCCCtccaggtaaacacacacacacacacacaccaaagatCACATTCTTGCTTCATGCTTTAATCGGCTGCATTTCCTCGCTGCTGTCTGTGGTTTCAGCGCGCTATCCTGGAGTCTGTCAACGGGCTGAAGGCTCTGTCTGTGGGTCGCGTCCTGGTGGTGAACAACAAGCGGCATGTCAACGCTCTGGGAGTCATCCTACAGGTGGGAGCGTGTCTGATAATGTCTGTGTAACACGTAGCAGCAGATGAAGACATAAACATTCCTGAAAACTTAAATGCTCATCACAAAGTGCAATCGCAAAGTGAAAATATGTAGTGTGGCAGCCCGCTGTGCTGAATCCAAGgctgaaattatatttaattatgtgATAGAAACATTTAAAGTTACCGCACTGTCAGGCTGTCTTCAGCTGGTGTAcaataaactgaaatgtttttgtctgtcattagttattttagtttatctttatttaatgtTCCCTCTTTTGTAAGGGTTGAGATGGCTGCATAAAACATTGTTaagtcacaaaaatgaaaaaaaaataactagaCTATTCAGTGCTGCTGTGTTGTGTCTAAATAATTAGAATTTAATCTTAAACGTAAATCCTTTGTgcgttttattttctttttttcggttgttctggcctttttttcccacaaataTCACCAAGTAATCAGACAACTAGAGCTGTAGATCGCTTTGGAGTTTACTCTGATGAAGTTTTAGTTTCTGTAGGTGGTGTCtgtgatatttgttttaaagaaactttaaaGTACAGCATATAGATAGAAAGCATGTGGGCAAAAGGTCAACatgcacagacagaaaatgtagAATTTAATAGTTTGATAATTGGGTACAGGATGTAATCACATAAGTTTCACaacataaaaagtaaagtaaagctTTGGAAATCACTGCAGTAGATCCAGTATTCTCAGCGTTCAGGGTCGAGTAGGTCTGGAGCCTCTCCCAGCATGCAGTtgggcaaaaaaaagca
It contains:
- the LOC121966228 gene encoding helicase SKI2W-like, which gives rise to MILNLLRVEALRVTDMMRRSFSESHRDTQAHEKRISQLKQSLSSLPPLDTEGQLSDLLPYYHTVTELRTTTEALQRAILESVNGLKALSVGRVLVVNNKRHVNALGVILQVSNDSVNRTFTALIICDKGNEEGEGKENNNNAFPHLYNTALFIPEGPCSHTVQKLKLHEISGITVKTLKVIPDRIIDNYNKRQQPRF